Proteins from a single region of Mytilus trossulus isolate FHL-02 chromosome 2, PNRI_Mtr1.1.1.hap1, whole genome shotgun sequence:
- the LOC134706198 gene encoding uncharacterized protein LOC134706198 isoform X4, which produces MLRCPPISMQKRILDKIDVVNATDEWMYGVSKQWMEEFMKQFEDSPDTVTKSNELTCSPLKSDLKVEGNVFLSEKWWKILVTWYGIEKECSMIRHPVISSYMTIVHGSIQHSVLSKKEADYIEISTCMFTNIDDKSSYRALTLYAWDSFEFLEYQIRKRWAFSSKVKVRLWLIVQENGNEIVFDNLDKVSGSVVAKLSEYLTWLSEFLSKRDQQTTSKNNGVLDPFRFTERKVQIIIAVEPLSFELYESRKDADGWMQYDVDIGGDCESIVTLATINNHWDEIFTNCLDDLTREITDVTLDKRATLINTAKDIVNEKISQTKIIQVEMENKTKQSDEKDKLLMKKEREIKKREDELKQKLVQYKDGLDSFMKEKCRLELEWKKVQEQNIITDSQITLDIGGEKFTTSLTTLTNVQDSVFIHLFCGTYIAKPGKDGSYFFDRDGTHFRHILNYLRNGPKAITSIPNEESVLEEILSEAKYYILPELEALIQQKLENMSVHSVAIGEMEFVSYPSFSSSSSK; this is translated from the coding sequence aTGTTAAGATGTCCACCGATTTCAATGCAAAAAAGaattttggacaaaatagaCGTCGTTAATGCAACAGATGAGTGGATGTATGGCGTTTCTAAACAATGGATGGAGGAATTCATGAAACAGTTTGAGGACTCGCCTGATACTGTAACCAAATCTAACGAACTGACTTGTTCACCTCTCAAGTCTGATTTGAAAGTAGAAGGAAATGTGTTTTTGTCAGAGAAATGGTGGAAAATATTGGTTACATGGTATGGTATTGAAAAGGAATGTAGTATGATAAGACATCCCGTGATCTCATCTTACATGACAATAGTACATGGTAGCATTCAACATTCAGTACTTAGTAAAAAAGAAGCAGATTATATAGAAATTTCTACTTGTATGTTTACTAATATTGATGACAAATCATCCTATAGGGCACTTACTTTGTATGCCTGGGACAGTTTTGAGTTTTTAGAATATCAGATAAGAAAAAGATGGGCTTTTTCATCAAAGGTAAAAGTTCGTTTATGGTTAATTGTGCaagaaaatggaaatgaaattgtatttgataatCTTGACAAAGTGTCAGGGTCAGTTGTTGCCAAATTATCAGAATATCTCACTTGGCTGTCTGAATTCCTGTCCAAGAGAGATCAGCAGACAACTTCAAAGAATAATGGGGTACTAGATCCATTCCGATTTACAGAAAGGAAGGTCCAAATTATTATTGCCGTAGAACCTTTATCTTTCGAATTATATGAAAGCAGAAAAGATGCTGATGGTTGGATGCAGTATGATGTTGATATAGGAGGAGATTGTGAGAGTATTGTTACCTTGGCAACAATCAACAATCACTGGGATGAAATTTTCACCAATTGCCTTGATGACCTCACAAGAGAGATAACCGATGTTACCTTGGACAAACGTGCAACTCTTATTAATACGGCAAAGGatattgtaaatgaaaagaTTTCACAGACAAAAATAATCCAGGTGGAAATGGAAAACAAGACAAAGCAGTCAGACGAGAAAGACAAACTTCTGAtgaaaaaagaaagagaaataaagaaaagagaagATGAACTAAAACAAAAGCTAGTGCAGTATAAAGATGGCCTGGATTCCTTCATGAAAGAAAAGTGTCGTCTTGAATTAGAGTGGAAAAAAGTAcaagaacaaaacattataaCTGACTCACAAATCACACTTGATATAGGAGGAGAAAAGTTTACAACTTCTTTGACAACTTTAACTAATGTACAAGACTctgtatttattcatttattttgtggtACCTATATTGCAAAGCCAGGTAAAGATGGGAGCTATTTCTTCGACAGAGATGGAACCCATTTTCGTCATATTCTAAACTACCTAAGAAATGGTCCAAAAGCAATCACAAGCATTCCTAATGAAGAAAGTGTTCTTGAGGAAATATTGAGTGAAGCTAAATATTACATCTTACCCGAGCTGGAAGCTTTGATACaacaaaaacttgaaaatatgAGTGTACATTCTGTAGCCATTGGTGAAATGGAATTCGTTTCTTATCCTTCATTTTCTTCTAGCTCCTCTAAATAa